A part of Desulfotomaculum nigrificans DSM 574 genomic DNA contains:
- a CDS encoding molybdopterin-containing oxidoreductase family protein: MPKIRTACPMDCYSHCGLVAQVEDGKIIQIDGDVNHPLNKGLICQKGRVKHLQRIYSPQRITTPLRKTSAGWQSISWSAAYDIIAEKLTPLVKLYGPTTILHHDNCGSEGILKSLSRRFFSALGGCTRPQGSICWGSGYQAQVYDFGRLQLHSWEDVLNSRLIILWGRDPASTNIHMLSLLQQAKKQGAKIIVINPVEVASCRLADWHIAPRPGSDGALALAVANEIIKNDWINQDYIDKHVLGYPAYRELVAQYPAEKVSAITGIPVEQICTLAREYGTTSPASIFFGYGLQRYTNGGQTVRAIDALAAITGNIGIPGGGANYAGGHWKGMLADITGSELSPEVRRLPWPTLAEAMLKANDPPIKAIFVTRSNPLTQLPDTSRVKEAFSQSELTVVVDFFLNDTAQMADLVLPCTTFLEGEDVLYSSWNHYMTYQHQVVSPVGQCRSDHHIFAGLAQHMGLPGFPNLSDSQWLEQALAPLAQYGITLDKLKEGPVRHPLAPDVPWHDGNFATPSGKFELYSQLAEADGVNPLPDYVEPAESPLRNPGLAQNYPLHLITVHHPDYLHSQFWNLSDAGQSRQPVYLHPDTAAVYGIEDNAPVIVATSRGQITCQAKLSPKVRPDTALLYEGHWLSHGNGVNLLTGQYRPDMGLGTPYYDCLCRVTPKAGLKK; the protein is encoded by the coding sequence ATGCCAAAAATAAGAACCGCTTGCCCAATGGACTGCTATAGCCATTGTGGATTGGTGGCACAAGTTGAGGACGGTAAAATTATTCAAATAGACGGTGATGTAAACCATCCATTAAATAAAGGATTAATTTGCCAAAAGGGCCGGGTCAAACACCTGCAGCGGATCTACAGCCCGCAGCGCATAACCACCCCGCTACGTAAAACCTCTGCCGGTTGGCAATCCATTTCCTGGTCCGCAGCCTATGATATTATCGCCGAAAAACTAACCCCACTGGTTAAGTTATATGGCCCAACAACTATTCTGCACCATGATAACTGTGGTTCCGAAGGCATTCTGAAAAGCCTGTCCCGCCGCTTTTTCAGCGCCCTGGGCGGATGCACCCGGCCCCAGGGCAGTATTTGCTGGGGTAGTGGCTACCAGGCCCAAGTTTATGATTTTGGTCGGTTACAATTACACAGCTGGGAAGATGTTTTAAACTCCCGGCTGATAATTTTATGGGGCCGTGATCCTGCCAGCACTAATATTCACATGCTGTCTTTACTGCAGCAGGCTAAAAAGCAAGGAGCCAAAATTATTGTGATTAATCCGGTGGAGGTGGCCAGCTGCCGCCTGGCCGACTGGCATATTGCTCCCCGGCCCGGCAGTGACGGCGCCCTGGCCCTGGCGGTGGCCAACGAGATAATCAAAAACGATTGGATTAACCAGGATTATATTGATAAGCACGTTTTGGGCTACCCGGCCTATCGGGAGTTGGTGGCCCAATACCCGGCGGAAAAGGTGTCAGCCATTACCGGGATACCGGTGGAACAAATTTGCACCCTGGCCCGGGAATATGGTACAACTTCTCCCGCCAGCATTTTCTTTGGTTATGGACTGCAGCGTTACACCAACGGCGGACAGACTGTCCGGGCCATTGATGCTTTGGCCGCCATAACCGGCAATATCGGCATCCCCGGCGGCGGTGCCAATTACGCCGGTGGTCACTGGAAGGGTATGCTGGCGGACATCACCGGCAGCGAATTATCGCCAGAGGTGCGCAGACTACCCTGGCCTACCCTGGCTGAGGCCATGTTAAAGGCCAATGATCCCCCCATTAAGGCCATTTTTGTTACCCGTTCCAATCCCTTGACCCAGTTACCTGATACCAGCAGGGTAAAAGAAGCTTTTAGTCAATCAGAACTTACGGTGGTGGTGGACTTTTTCCTCAATGATACCGCCCAAATGGCAGACCTGGTGTTACCCTGTACCACCTTTTTGGAAGGGGAGGATGTGCTTTATTCTTCCTGGAATCATTACATGACCTACCAGCACCAGGTGGTGTCCCCGGTGGGACAGTGCCGGTCGGATCACCACATTTTTGCCGGTTTGGCCCAGCATATGGGGCTACCGGGTTTTCCTAATCTTAGCGACAGCCAGTGGTTGGAGCAGGCCCTGGCTCCCCTGGCCCAGTACGGTATCACCCTGGATAAATTAAAAGAAGGGCCTGTCCGACACCCGCTGGCCCCGGATGTGCCGTGGCATGATGGTAATTTTGCCACCCCCAGCGGTAAATTTGAACTATATTCACAACTGGCCGAGGCAGACGGCGTTAACCCCCTGCCTGATTATGTAGAACCTGCCGAGAGTCCCCTACGGAACCCCGGCTTAGCACAAAATTACCCGCTGCATTTAATCACCGTTCACCACCCTGACTATTTGCATTCCCAATTCTGGAACCTGTCCGATGCAGGTCAAAGCAGGCAACCGGTTTACCTGCACCCGGACACCGCGGCGGTATACGGTATCGAGGATAATGCACCTGTGATTGTGGCCACCAGCCGGGGCCAAATCACCTGCCAGGCTAAGCTTAGCCCTAAGGTACGGCCGGATACAGCATTACTTTATGAAGGTCATTGGCTGAGCCACGGCAACGGGGTTAATTTGTTAACCGGGCAATATCGCCCGGATATGGGGCTGGGTACCCCGTACTATGACTGTCTGTGCCGGGTTACCCCTAAGGCTGGCCTAAAAAAATAA